One segment of Rosa chinensis cultivar Old Blush chromosome 6, RchiOBHm-V2, whole genome shotgun sequence DNA contains the following:
- the LOC112172876 gene encoding uncharacterized protein LOC112172876 — MAAVLQSVATCSGLIHHPGSAKLPFGNKGTKITNHSAVSVTCRRTRRAGIQCLAVHRVGTTYAASVGKDHQQLSIDDGVPQEPFLLSLFKEIVWSLRSLFIFLLEQPSQLKYIEWPGFRSTLKTAILTLVLVALLIVALSSTDSALSYLLALILRSKP; from the exons ATGGCGGCTGTTTTGCAGTCCGTGGCAACATGTTCAG GTTTGATTCATCATCCAGGTAGTGCTAAACTACCATTTGGGAATAAGGGGACCAAGATTACTAATCACAGTGCCGTTTCAGTAACATGTAGAAGG ACTCGTAGAGCAGGGATTCAATGTTTGGCTGTACATCGGGTTGGCACCACATATGCTGCGTCTGTGGGAAAGGATCATCAGCAGTTGAGTATTGATGATGGAGTACCTCAGGAGCCCTTCCTTCTGAGTCTTTTCAAAGAAATAGTGTG GTCTTTGAGATCAttattcatttttctgcttGAGCAGCCAAGTCAGCTGAAGTACATTGAATGGCCAGGTTTCCGTAGTACG CTGAAGACTGCGATTCTCACTCTTGTTCTTGTGGCATTGCTCATTGTAGCACTTTCATCAACTGACTCTGCCCTCAGCTATTTGTTGGCTTTGATTCTCAGGAGTAAAccataa